A single Thermodesulfovibrionales bacterium DNA region contains:
- a CDS encoding cytochrome c3 family protein, which yields MKSHVWRPLFVVIGFVVLILIAREFVVPKDFGIQERGYMYGMHRKSNEEEWKALPAKYRSKEYCKDCHNDKYASIMQTPHAIIQCENCHGPAIEHPSDPPKLSIDKNRAQCLRCHYPLPYPTSGRANIRGVDPDKHNPGIECVMCHNPHKPKLEGMK from the coding sequence ATGAAGAGTCACGTCTGGCGGCCGCTTTTTGTGGTAATCGGTTTCGTTGTCCTCATCCTGATCGCGAGAGAGTTCGTTGTTCCGAAGGATTTCGGCATACAGGAGAGAGGGTATATGTATGGCATGCACCGGAAGAGCAACGAGGAGGAATGGAAGGCCTTACCGGCCAAATACCGTTCGAAGGAATACTGCAAGGACTGCCACAACGATAAATATGCCTCCATTATGCAGACGCCTCACGCCATCATTCAGTGCGAAAACTGTCATGGTCCGGCCATCGAACACCCATCGGACCCGCCGAAACTGAGCATCGACAAGAACAGGGCCCAATGCCTGCGGTGCCACTATCCCCTGCCCTATCCCACGAGCGGGAGGGCGAATATCAGAGGGGTCGATCCGGACAAGCACAACCCCGGCATCGAATGCGTAATGTGTCACAATCCGCACAAGCCTAAGTTGGAGGGCATGAAATGA
- a CDS encoding 4Fe-4S dicluster domain-containing protein — translation MITRRDFLKTSAKGIAGLAVPLAAIEIINPRNLFAAKGDKARVRWVFLVNTYKCVGCGFCVKACKLENEIPYDANVTRTWVERYVLTKQGKLFADSPKGARDGFTTSKIALGKDEYHDIKNDDIDKAYFVPKLCNQCENPPCVQVCPVGATYQAADGVVLVDRKWCIGCGYCIMACPYGVRFFHPIYRTAEKCTFCYHRITKGLTTACVQACPFGARMIGNIKDPNDPVTKIIMTERVGVLKSEYGTKPQVYYIGLDEEVR, via the coding sequence ATGATAACGAGAAGAGACTTCCTGAAAACGAGCGCCAAGGGCATAGCGGGACTCGCCGTGCCGCTCGCGGCGATAGAAATCATAAACCCCCGAAACCTCTTTGCCGCAAAAGGGGACAAGGCGAGGGTGAGATGGGTGTTCCTCGTGAACACGTACAAATGTGTCGGCTGCGGTTTCTGCGTGAAGGCATGCAAGCTGGAAAACGAGATACCTTACGACGCGAACGTGACGAGGACGTGGGTCGAGCGGTATGTCCTCACGAAACAGGGAAAGCTCTTTGCAGATTCGCCGAAGGGCGCGCGGGATGGTTTCACCACGAGCAAGATAGCCCTCGGCAAGGATGAATATCACGATATAAAAAACGATGATATAGACAAGGCATACTTTGTCCCGAAGCTCTGCAACCAGTGCGAGAATCCGCCCTGCGTTCAGGTATGCCCGGTGGGCGCCACGTATCAGGCCGCCGACGGGGTCGTGCTCGTCGACAGGAAATGGTGTATCGGCTGCGGCTACTGCATCATGGCCTGTCCCTATGGTGTGAGGTTCTTTCACCCGATTTACCGCACGGCCGAAAAATGCACCTTCTGCTACCACCGGATAACGAAGGGGCTGACAACGGCCTGTGTCCAGGCGTGCCCCTTCGGCGCGAGGATGATCGGGAATATCAAGGACCCGAATGATCCGGTCACGAAGATCATCATGACCGAGAGGGTGGGGGTGTTGAAGAGCGAATACGGAACGAAACCGCAGGTCTATTACATCGGTCTCGATGAGGAGGTAAGGTAA
- the nrfD gene encoding NrfD/PsrC family molybdoenzyme membrane anchor subunit codes for MVHGEAWTVKELFVTPNEYIYWSVQIVMYPFMTGLVAGAFVLSSLYHVFGIQQLKDMARFSLVFSFALLPVAMMPLMLHLQQPQRGIEVMMSPHFTSAIAAFGIVFSTYGAIVASELWFVFRKHFVETALSLGKKQDKGLGEKIKYLIFSALTLGAYDISEE; via the coding sequence ATGGTTCACGGAGAAGCATGGACAGTCAAAGAGCTCTTTGTAACCCCGAATGAATACATCTACTGGTCGGTGCAGATCGTCATGTATCCCTTCATGACCGGTCTCGTCGCGGGCGCCTTCGTTCTCTCATCGCTCTATCACGTCTTCGGCATACAGCAGCTGAAGGACATGGCGCGGTTTTCCCTCGTCTTCTCCTTCGCGCTGCTGCCGGTCGCGATGATGCCGCTCATGCTGCATCTCCAGCAACCGCAGAGGGGAATAGAGGTGATGATGTCCCCCCATTTCACCTCGGCCATCGCCGCCTTCGGCATCGTCTTTTCGACCTATGGGGCGATTGTGGCTTCCGAATTGTGGTTCGTATTCAGAAAACATTTCGTCGAGACCGCGCTTTCCCTCGGGAAGAAGCAGGACAAGGGCCTGGGAGAGAAGATCAAATATCTCATATTCTCGGCTCTGACTCTCGGTGCGTACGACATCAGCGAGGAGG